In Capsicum annuum cultivar UCD-10X-F1 chromosome 11, UCD10Xv1.1, whole genome shotgun sequence, one genomic interval encodes:
- the LOC107847977 gene encoding uncharacterized protein At5g41620: MIRQNWNVQECNNKVRKRGGGSSSSSSSLVQRYRLKRAVLVGKRGGGGGIGTSNSTTPVPLWKMKSRSPSLKNDNGNSSRKLFKNLQQQQQQQQQQDLSVSARKLGATLWEINGVVLPIPKKEENFLKSSAKFGAVGLELSDPSQISPVTERMERSKEDSHRRRTNTIGSHRILQTDFSFQNGCLIEVDQTQTRGSSVNKHRLKDVKNGLSASKELLKVLHRVWSVEEHQATCLSLFSAMKAELDRSCIQVTKLIHEQRYNNQHGEFDVMLKQFEEEKAAWKLKEQDKIHAAITSIAKELKVEKKLRKQTERLNKKLGKELADTKASLLKATKELEGEKRAREILEQVCDELARGIGEDRAEVEELKRQSAKVREEVEKEREMLQLADVLREERVQMKLSEAKYQFEEKNAVVDKLRNELEAYLRSKKGQEQRGESPNYEKIKELERHLRETLPSTCYYQDKEKENGEVLDNDDDDQDDDDNDSADSDLHSIELNMDDNTKSYQWCSALQDDPKRSSVSDKSKARRSISEKFQRQTIPIERETSDGIEWEFSAGGGKENMSNMDTFDKGRSNFLENGSVFEFSSQVWRKDCEDEIERYKMIKDLRDHIVSASRKTPSQHGFSSPSKNWSQPSNDAERVINEAFAVLQGAN; the protein is encoded by the exons ATGATTAGGCAAAATTGGAATGTACAAGAATGCAACAATAAGGTGAGAAAAAGGGGAGGaggatcatcatcatcatcatcttcattagtACAAAGATACAGACTAAAGAGGGCAGTTTTGGTAGGaaaaagaggaggaggaggaggaataGGAACAAGTAATAGTACAACACCAGTACCACTGTGGAAAATGAAGTCAAGATCACCATCATTGAAGAATGATAATGGAAACAGTAGTAGAAAGTTATTCAAGAATCtgcagcagcagcaacaacaacaacagcaacaagaTTTGTCAGTTTCAGCAAGGAAACTTGGTGCTACTTTGTGGGAAATCAATGGGGTTGTTCTACCTATACctaaaaaagaagagaattttTTGAAGTCATCAGCAAAATTTGGTGCTGTTGGTTTGGAGTTGTCTGATCCTTCTCAAATTAGTCCTGTTACTGAG AGAATGGAGAGATCTAAAGAGGACAGTCATAGAAGAAGAACTAATACAATTGGTTCTCACAGAATTCTGCAGACTGATTTCTCTTTCCAAAATGGTTGCTTGATTGAG GTTGATCAGACACAAACTCGTGGATCGAGTGTAAACAAACATCGGTTAAAGGATGTCAAGAATGGCCTCTCCGCGTCTAAGGAGCTTTTGAAGGTTTTGCATCGCGTGTGGAGTGTTGAAGAGCATCAAGCGACGTGTCTATCCCTTTTCTCGGCGATGAAAGCTGAGCTTGATCGTTCGTGTATCCAGGTGACTAAGTTGATTCACGAACAAAGATATAATAACCAACACGGTGAGTTTGACGTCATGTTGAAGCAGTTTGAAGAAGAGAAGGCGGCGTGGAAGTTAAAAGAGCAAGACAAGATTCACGCGGCCATAACATCTATAGCTAAGGAGCTCAAGGTAGAGAAGAAGTTGAGGAAGCAAACCGAGAGGCTAAACAAGAAGCTCGGTAAGGAATTGGCTGACACGAAAGCTTCTCTGTTGAAAGCAACGAAAGAACTTGAAGGCGAGAAGAGGGCAAGGGAGATATTGGAGCAAGTGTGTGATGAATTAGCTAGAGGTATCGGAGAAGACAGAGCCGAGGTAGAGGAATTGAAGAGACAATCGGCTAAAGTTCGTGAAGAGGTGGAGAAGGAAAGAGAAATGCTTCAACTAGCTGATGTTTTACGCGAGGAAAGAGTTCAAATGAAGCTATCGGAAGCCAAGTATCAATTTGAGGAGAAAAATGCAGTTGTTGATAAGCTAAGGAACGAGCTCGAGGCCTATTTGAGATCAAAAAAGGGACAAGAACAACGCGGTGAGTCACCTAACTATGAAAAAATCAAAGAACTCGAGAGGCATTTGAGAGAAACTCTTCCAAGCACGTGTTATTACCAAGACAAAGAGAAGGAAAATGGGGAAGTACtcgataatgatgatgatgatcaagACGATGATGACAATGACTCAGCTGACAGTGATCTTCACTCAATCGAGCTAAACATGGACGATAACACCAAAAGCTACCAATGGTGCAGCGCTCTTCAGGACGATCCAAAGAGATCATCGGTTTCTGACAAAAGCAAAGCGAGGAGGTCTATCTCGGAGAAGTTCCAAAGGCAGACTATTCCCATAGAGAGGGAAACATCAGATGGCATAGAATGGGAATTCTCCGCGGGTGGAGGGAAGGAGAACATGTCAAACATGGACACGTTCGATAAAGGGAGATCAAACTTTCTTGAAAACGGATCAGTCTTCGAGTTCTCTTCTCAAGTTTGGAGAAAAGACTGCGAAGACGAGATAGAGAGGTACAAAATGATCAAGGATCTCCGAGACCATATCGTGTCTGCATCGCGAAAAACACCATCTCAACATGGCTTTTCGAGTCCGAGTAAGAACTGGAGCCAACCTTCAAATGATGCAGAAAGAGTGATCAATGAGGCATTTGCTGTCTTGCAAGGAGCAAACTGA